The genome window TAAAAAAGAATGTTACATGAGCATATTTTTCGGTTTCGGCAGTGTGGAGTTGTCTTAATCCATTTTTTGCTATAACATCAGCTAATGTATCTTTAATATCATCATTTTTAAACATTATAGGAAAGCTAAATTTATCATCATAGCTTGTCATTGTAATTAAATTCTTGCAGTAAGTTTGACGATTAAACTCAGCAAAATCATCACTAGCCAAAGCAGCGCAAATTTGCCTTGCTCTATCGTTTCTAAAGTTGATAAAGATTATTCCATCATCTTTTTTAATTCCACCAAAATCTATAAAACTAGCTGGTTCTATAAACTCATCAAATATCTCTTTTTGATATGAATTTTCCATATATTGGACTGGAGTTATTGTTTGTAAATTTTCATTTTGAGCTATTATTTTATAAGCAGTTTCTACTCTATCCCATCTTTTATCTCTATCCATAGCGTAAAATCTACCGCTGATTGAGGCAACTGTGAATTTATTTTGAAGAGATTTTATGAAATTTATTCCAGTTTTTGGATTGACATCACGGCCATCAGTGATAGGGTGAGCATAAACATCTTTTTTATTTGCGATACAAATTTGGCATATAGCATCAAAATGATTTATATGTGAATGTACGCCACCATCACTATAAAGGCCAATAACATGAACTCTATTTACTTTATTTAGTAGCTCTTTTAATTCTGGATTATCTTTTAATTTATCTGATTCTATTGCTTTGTCAATCTTAACTAAATTTTGATATAGGATTCTTCCGCTGCCAATAGTCATATGGCCAACTTCGCTATTGCCCATCTGTCCATCAGGCAAGCCCACAGCTAGACCGCTAGTTTTTAATAAATTTTTAGCAGCATTAGCTTCAAGCCACTCATATGTTGGCTTTTTAGCAGCATTAAATGCATTAAATTCACTGCTTGGATTATATCCGATTCCATCAGTGATTACTAATATAGATTTTTTGCTCATTTGGCTTAGTCCTTATATAATTTTAAGCATATATTCTAGATTTTAAGTGCAATTTTAACAACAATTTATAAATAATTATAATTTTTTTAAATTTTTTAACTAGATTTATCCAAATGTTATCAAAAAATTTATATAATTTTGTCTTAAATTTTTTAGTTATCGTCTTAGGATTTTTGGTGTTTTATTATATTTATGAACTTTTTGAATTTAATTTTTTTAGTTATATTAGCGTTCGTGCTGGGATTAGCTTTTTTTTAGCTTTTGTTTTGACTCTATTTTTTATGCCTAAATTTATAGCTTGGGCAAGAGTTAAAAATGCTAATCAGCCTATATATGAGCTAGCTCCACAATCTCATCAACAAAAAGGTAAAACTCCGACAATGGGCGGTGTTGTTTTTGTTATTTGTGCTGTAGTGGCTACACTTTTTAGTGCAAATTTAAGCAATGCTTTTGTGCTTATTGGGCTTTTTGTTTTGAGTGGATTTTGTCTGCTTGGTTTTTATGATGATTATAGCAAGATAGTTGGTCGCCAAAATCACGCTGGTTTGCACGCTAGGGTTAAATTTGCTTTTCAAATTGGGCTTGGTGTGATAGCTGCTGTGCTTTTATATTTTTTTAGCGGACTTGATTCTTTATTTTATTTTCCATTTTATAAGCATGCGATTTTAGATATATCTATTTTTGCAATGTTATTTTGGGTTTTGGTATTTACTTCGGCATCTAATGCGGTAAATTTAACAGATGGATTAGATGGACTTGCTAGTGTACCTTCGATTTTTGGATTAGTTAGTCTTGGGATATTTGCTTATTTGATGGGAAATGCAGTTTATAGCTCTTATTTATTGCTACCTAAGGTGGTAAATTTAGGCGAAGTTGTGATCTTAGTTACTGCTGTTATTGGAGCACTTTTTGGATTTTTGTGGTTTAATTGCTATCCGGCTGAAGTTTTTATGGGTGATAGCGGAAGTCTTAGCGTTGGTGCTTTTATAGGATATATGGGAATTGTAACAAAAAATGAGTTACTACTCATTATAATCGGGTTTGTATTTGTGGTTGAGACGCTCTCTGTAATTTTACAAGTTGGTAGCTTTAAGATTAGAAAAAAAAGAGTATTTTTAATGGCGCCTTTACATCATCATTTTGAGATGAAAGGCTGGAGTGAAAATAAGATTATTGTAAGATTTTGGATGATAGCTTTGGTGGCAAATTTAATTGCTTTGATAGCTTTAAAATTAAGGTAAAAATATGGTAAAATCTCTATTTGGATATGCTAAAACCACAGAATCTATAGCTAAAAGTGGTGGCTGGAATATTTATGATGATAAATTTAAAATAGCAAGCAGTGATGAGTATGGAAATGCTCTATTGCCTGTGGATAAATTTGATCCAAATATTAGCGAATTAGAGATCCCAAGTCCAGGATTTCCGCCATCTCACCAACTAATAAAAAATGCTAAAAATTTGATTAGCGAGTATGATTATTTTAGAAATTATACTCCAAAAAGTATTTGGATTAGTGGAACAAATGGTAAAACCACAACAACTAAAATGACTGAGCATTTATTAAAAGATCGTGGTGCTATAATGGGTGGCAATGTGGGTATTCCGCTTGGTGAGTTAGTAGGTAAAGGGGCTAAAATTTGGATTTTAGAGACTAGCTCTTTTACTATGCATTATACGAAATTTGCAACACCTGATATATATGCGTTACTGCCTATTAGCGATGATCATATAAGCTGGCATGGAAGTGCTAAAGAGTATATAAATGCTAAGTTAAAGCCACTATCAATGATGAAAGAAGGCAGTGTAGCAATTATTCCTAAAGAGTATGAAAAATCAGTAAAATCATATGCTAAGATAATATCTTATGATGATGAGATTGATCTGGCTAATAAATTTAGTATAGATATTGGTAGGATTGATTTTAGGGTTCCATTTTTGATGGATGCGATTATGGCGCTTTGTATTGAGAGTATAATATTTAGTCGTTGTAGCATTGATCTGCTTAATAAATTTATCATTGAGCCTCACAAGCTTGAAGAGTTAAAGGACGCCAAAGGTAGATTATGGGTCAATGATACTAAAGCTACAAATATAGACGCAAGCCTTCAAGCCTTAGCCAGATATGAGGGGTCTAAGATTCATATTATATTAGGTGGTGATGATAAGGGCGTGAGTATAGAAAAAGTAGTCGCTACAGCTGCTAAGCAAGGCGCTACAATCTATGCTATTGGCTCAAATTGTGATGATATAGAAAAGATGAGTGATAAATTTGGTGCTAAAGTATTTAATGCTAAAGAGCTTTATAATGCTGTAAATTTGATAGATAAAGAGATGAATATAGACGATGTTGCTTTGCTTAGTCCAGCGTGTGCTAGTTTAGATCAGTTTAGTTCATATGCACATCGTGGAGATAAATTTAAAGAATTTATAGCAAAAATTATATAAAATCTCAAATTTGAGTTAAATTTTATATATATTTAAGTTTAAAATATGTATAATTACAACTCATTTTTAAGGTGGTTGGATAGCTCAGTCGGTAGAGCAGCAGACTGAAAATCTGCGTGTCGGCAGTTCGATTCTGCCTCTAACCACCATCTTCTTTTTGATTTTCTTGTGGCTTTAAATAATCTTATTCATTTACCTAATTATAAATTATTTTTATTTATTTTTATATCTTTTTAAGATAACATATACAGTCTTATGGTTGATTTTAAACATACTTAATTAATAGCAATATTCAACATATCCAATTCTTGGAACAATGGTCAAAGCTTTAGCCAGTCCCTAGCTGGTTATAATGGAGATGTAAATAAACTATTTGGGGGTAATGCTTATACACCTGAGTTTGATTATACATTTAAAAATGGTACTAACTCTTTAGCAACAACAGCTAAAGCTAATACTACAATACCTACAGCTACTGAGATGAATAGAGCTAAGCAGGTACAAAACAGACCTACTACAACAACTCCAGTAAATAATGTGAGTAAAGCAGCATAGTGTTGTCTCCTTAAATTAAGGGAGATTAAATTTGAATTTAAATAAAATATGAAAGGAAGTAAGAAGTATGGTTACAGCTAATGGTATGGCTCATTTTGCTCCAATGATGAGATTAGAAGCTCCACAGCTAAATATAGGTAATCCTTTTAAAGATTATATAGCCCAGGCTATAGCAGAAAGGGAGCTAGAGTTAAAAGAAAAGGGATTAGGCTTAGATGAACAAAAGTTAGCTTATGCAGCTGCTGATGCTGAAGCTGGTAGAGACCTTGCTAGAGAATTAGCTGGGCAAAAGGCAAAGGATACTAAAGATCTTTTAAAGCTTGAGTATAGTCACAAGAACAATCTTTATAATAAAGCTAAAGCTGATGAGGATTTAAAACAAAAAGAGAGTAATCAATATTATGGATTGTTAGAAAGCTTAGCAGACCTAGGTACAGATATATCAAATCCACATAATTTTTTTACAGCAGCTCGTACATATGCTGAAGCTTCAGGTCTTACTGATGTAGTAAATTTTTATACTAATAACGGAACCGAAGCAGCAAAGCTTAATAATTTATTTATGCAAAATTATATGAATAAAAATGTGACAGGAGATAGTATAAAAGGGTATAGTGGAGATGGTAAGACTAAGAAGATAAATTTTATAAATAAAAATTAAATAAAATATAACTTAAAAGGAAAAACATATTATGAATAAACTAATAATTAAATATATAGGTATGTTCTTTTTATTTTTAATTTTAGTTTTAGGGTGTATGGGGTTTATCATATATGATAAATTAATGATAGAGTATGAAAAACATATAAAAGAGGTGATAATGTGGAGTATAGATAATAGTGAAATAAAAGATCAAGGTATAAATATAGCTCAATGGGATATTGTAGGACAGGAGATAGAAAGAATAAAAAAATTGAGCAATCCTAATGAGATGTTTAAAGAGCTATATAGGGGGGGGCTAGTGGTAACGATCTAGCTCAAAGAGAGATAAATGAAGTTGATTCACAAGAGTTAGAAAAGGTAGGAACACAACAGTTAAAGAGGGTGGCAGAATTACAATCGATCATATTTAGAAGTGGTACATTTGATAGGAAATTAGATGCTTTAATACAAACAGATAAATATACAAAAGATATGCCTTTTGGTACAGGAGACTTAGATAAACTAGCTCCTGCTTTTGGGAATGCTATAAGAAAACAATTGTCTGAAGAAGATTTTAGAAAAGATCTTAAAAAAAGATATTCTAAATTTTCTCAAAAAGATATTGATGACACAGTTGAGTTATATAAAGATGTCTCATCAATCTTTAACCAAGAGATGAATTCTAAATTGAATGATATACCTTTAAAAAATTATGATGCTATTATGAAAGCGTATAATGATCATAAAGAGTACTTTGGAAAAGATAGTAAAACTTTTAAAAGTCTTATAAATCCTAAAGATGTATTTGATCGTTTAAAGGGTAGTAATGGTAAAGAGAGATTGTTTATAAGTTCTTTACTTGCTACTTTACCTACAGAGGATTTGGTAGGGATGTTAAAAGATAAAGGTACTAAAGGTTTTAATGCTGTTATGGAGCTTTTAGATTCTAGACCTGAGAATAGAAATTCATTTAATTCTGCTATTACTGCTGCTAATGAAGTCTTAGGTAATATGGGAAGTAATATTGGTCCAGACATTATCAAAGCAGTTATGCTACATAATAGTATGGGACTAGAGAATTTAGTATCTATAAATCCTAATATAGCTAATCTATCTGTAAATGATAGGGTATATAGAAATATATTAGACGATGATGGTAATGTAATCGGTAGAGAAGATACTGGACTGCTTAGAAATAACTATAATCCTATGATGTTTGTAGAGTTAGCTAAACTGTTAAAAGGATTAGAAGATAAAAGAACATTAAAAAATCAAGGTAAGAATATGATTAATCAAGGTTTATAATAAACTGATATAATACCTTTATCTTAATATCTACGGATATTAACCGAGTTCCTTAATGGGACTTGGACTTTTAATACAAAAATTAAAATCTCTAAATACATTGCAGATAGATTAATTTACAATAATAAATATTCTAATTATAAAAAATATAAGCATTTTTTTTGTTTATATTTTATATAATGGTAGAATTAAAAAGGATATTCTATGATAAAATATTTTAAAGTATCAGGATATAAATCTATAAAAGAGCCTATAGAATTAGATTTAAATCCTAAAGGGAAAAGAATTAAAGGGACTAAATATGAATATAACTATTTTAACAATAGGTTACCTAAATCAGTATTTTTATTTGGGCAGAATGCAGTAGGTAAAACTAATGTTTTAGAATCTATAGATAATCTATTTAATATTATAAATAAAGGTATAGACTTAGAACAACAAAAAACTTTTATAAATGCTTCTACAAATGAGTTAAAATACCACTTAGAGGTAATCTGTGGTAATGACCTATATACTTATAAATTAGAAATAAATCAAGAGAAGATACTATATGAATATCTATCTAAAAATAACGAACAATTTTATGAATTTAAAGATGATACTTTAGTTTCTAATCGCTATAAAGATTTTAAATCTTTACTTTCTGTTAAATCTAAAACTACTATTCTTCAAAAGTTAAAAGATAATATAATTTTAGAAATTTCTGAATTTATAGAATATGATTGTATGTTTTATAAGATAGAGCATGGAATGCGTGGTTATAAGATAAGAGATGAAGAGATTAAAATATTTTTTGAAAGAAAGAAAGATGCTGTTATAAATATTCTTACAATATTAGATAATAGCATAACTGATTTTTACTTCTTAGATTTAAAAGATAACTCTTATAAGATGATCTTAAAACGAGGAGATATAGATTTTGGTATAGAGCTAGAAAGTAGTGGGATTAAAAAAATAATTTGGTTAGTCCCAATTATAATATTTACTATGGAAAATGGTGGAATAACCCTTATAGATGAGTTAGATAGCTCTATAGGTACTATATCATTAATTAGATTTTTAAATAGTACAATAAACTCAGAAGATAATAAAAAGGGTCAATTCTTAATAAGTACTCATAATCCTTTACTCTTTGATACAGAGTTATTGTCTCCAGATCAAATATATATAGTAACTAAAGAAGATTATGCTACTAAGATAAACTCTTTAGATTCTTTTGAATTAAGAAAAGATAAAAGAAAAGCTTATTTAAATTTTCTTAGAGGTGATTATGAGTAAAATAAAACCTAGGATAAAAATAGAAGTTATAGTAGAAGGAGCCACTGAAGAAAATTATTTAAAAGAATTCACAAAACATAGTTTTGATGAAACTCTTAGGTTTAATTTTCACAATGTAAAGGGTGGTAGTTATCACTCTATTACTAAAAAGATAAGATCTTTTAAAGGCTTATCTGACTCTACTATATTTATCGTAACTGATATAGATAGATTAGCTAATGATGAAAATGAGCTTAGTAATTTTGAAATTATGTTAAAAGTACTAAATGAGTTTAAATATAGTTTTGCCTTTATAACATATCCTAATTTTGAAGGATTTTTATCACCTCATTTTAATCCTTATGAAAATAATATACTAAAAAGATTAAAGTTAAAAAACAAGGATGAGTTAAAATCTAAAAAAGATATCTATAACCATATCGTAAGAAATGGTGGTAATTTTGATAATATTTTTAAAAGATATAAAAAGGAAAATTTATGTTGTTATAAGAGAGAAAATAAAACTATATTTGATAAATCTAAAATACGACTAGAGCAATCCTCATTTATATATTTTATAGAATATTGTAATGGTTTAAAAAATAAAAAATAATGTTATAATTAAAAAATCAAATCATATTTTGCTCTGCAAAGAGAACAAGCTCAAAGCTTATGCTTTAGGGTACCCAGCCTAGTAGCTGTGGTATTTATATTTTAACTATGATGTAATACTAAGACTTTGAATAATCTATAAGAGTACCACTCCCTTTGCAGATATTATTATAGAGCTGTGAGTGGTCTGGTACAAGAATTGTAACTAATTTTGACAAAAATAATACTTAAATTTTTTCATATATTTTTATAAAATTATACTAAATTTATACTACATTTTTATTTAATATTCAGCTAGTTTAAATTAATGAGAAACTAAGTTATTACACTTTTATTTAATTTTTATGATATAATCCGTTTTAATTTTAGATTAAAGTAAATTTAAGGATTATATTTGATAACTGATTTGATTAATAATGTACTACCTCAAACTAATAAATCTCCACTAAACTCACAAGAGAAAGTAAAAGTGAAGATTAATAAAAATGAGCAGGTGTATTACTAGATATTGAGTGGATGACTATGGTAGGAGCTGCAGCAGCAAGTGGAGCTGCTATGGGGTTGAGTGCTGGTAGTAATGGTGGGAGTATAGGATCAGCACTATCTTCAGCTCTAACATCTCCAATGACATATATATCTTTAGCTGTAAATTTAGCTCTGAATATGTATGGCAGTAGCTTAGAAGCTAAGATAAAAGGTATGCAAAATGAGTTAAAAGAGATGGAGGAGAACTGGGAGAAAGAAGTTGATTCTAGAGTTAATCCTTTAGGTGGAATAGGTAAAACTAGTTCAGCAGGAGATGAGGACTTTGATAACTTCTATTCTTTAATGGATCAAGAATATTTATCTCAATCTCTATTCTTAGCTTCAGATGTAGAGATGAGTTCTCCAGTGTTTAATGATAGTAAATATGATAATACTAGGAAGGTATAATTAAAATATACCTTCAAATCCCCATACTAAAAAGTATTTCCAAAGATGTTCTAAATATAGATAAGATAAGACAATCATTGAGATATAAGCTAAGGCTTGTACTATTCTTACATATTTAAAAGATTTTGTAATATCAAATTTAAACCTTTTAATACTGTAATATAAAATAATGTTTGATATAGGAGATAGAAGTAAAAATAAAGAATGATTTAACAATAGCTCTCTTTTATCATCAGTTGTACATAACTTTTTACCAAGTAAAAAAGATAAAACAAAATATATAAACAATGCTCCAAAGAATATTAAAGTGGTTTTACAACAATATATAAAATGTTCCTTTATAGGGTTTTGTAAGAATATTTCCATAAGTTTTAATTGGTATTTAGACATGTTTATCCTTTATGTTTTCGTAATTATACTTTTAATTGTATTAAAAACTACTTGATTATTTTTAATAATATCTCTATAATGTTTTAATATATTTTTAAATTAATTTTAAAGGAGATGTATGCCTATAAATGAGTTTGAAGTGTTAGAGAAAGTTACTAGAAAAGCCCAAGAGAAGATGTCTTCTTTAGGTGCTTCTACAGCTTTAGATAAAGAGATGGAAGAATTAAATAATAAAGCTAACATACAAAAAGCTTTTAATGCTATGAAGTTTCTTAATTCTAAGAGTATAGAAGATGGATATAACCTACTTCAAAAAAATGAAAAAATAGATGGAGAGTTACAAGAAGCTCAAGATTTAAAAGACACAGCAATGGAGTCTTTGCTTTTAGATAATGTTACTGAGTTTTCAGATTATAATAGAGATAAATCCACACATGTAGCTGATTATAGTCTTTCAGCTAAGTGGAAAGATATGGGACTTAGATTAGCTTCTGGGATATCTCAAGGTACAGGACTTTTTGGAGATTACGCAGCTATTTTATAAAATACAATTAAAATATTTATCTTTAAAATATCTACTAAGTTTTTAATTATTAATTCTAACTTTATCCTAACTTTGATAAAATATAGCCATTAATTAATAGAGGAATATAATGGCTAGAGTTTTTTTAAGCGCTCCGTATATGGGTGGCAATGAACAAAAGTATATAAAAGAGGTGTTTGATAGCAATTACATAGCACCGCTTGGTGAGTTTGTAGATAGATTTGAAAATAGTATAAAAGATTATACTAAATCACCAAATGCAGTAGCTCTTAGCTCAGCAACTGCTGGATTGCATTTAGCGCTTAGAGTTTTAAAAATAGGCGATGGCGATGCTGTTTTGGCTTCATCTTTTACATTTGCTGCTAGTGTAAATCCTATAATGTATGAAAGATGTGAGCCTATATTTATCGATTGTGATGAGAGTTGGAATCTTAGCCCAAAACTTCTTAAAGAAGCGATTGCTAAAAGTCCTAAAAAGCCAAAAGCACTAATTATAACCCACTTATATGGCCAAGCAGCAAAGATGGATGAGATAGTAGAAATTTGTGCTGAAAATAATATAGCTATTATAGAAGATGCAGCTGAGGCTTTGGGCGGATTTTATAAAGGCAAAGCACTTGGAAGTATTGGCGATATTGGAGTTTATAGTTTTAATGGAAATAAGATCATAACCACAGGTGGTGGCGGTATGTTAGTTAGCCATGATAAAAACATAGCTAATAAAGCTAGATATTACAGCACGCAAGCAAGAGAGCCGCTACTACATTATGAGCATTTAGATTATGGGTATAATTATAGACTTAGTAATGTTTTAGGCGCTATTGGAGTGGGGCAGATGGAGGTCTTGCAAGATAGAGTAGAGAGAAAAAGGCAGATATTTGATATCTACTCAAATTTACTTGGTGATCTGGGCGAGTTTATGCCTGAAATTCCAAATTCGCGTGGCAATAGATGGCTTACTACGCTTTTATTTAAAGAGAAAAATAAGCATTTAAAAGTTATAGAAGCACTAAATAAACATGATATAGAAAGCAGACCACTATGGAAGCCAATGCACCTTCAACCAGTATTTAAAGGTGCTAAATGCGTTGTAGATGGCACGAGTGAGGATTATTTTAGTAGAGGAATTTGCCTTCCAAGTGGTGCTGATATGAGTGATGAATTAGTAGAAAAAGTTGCTAATATCGTTAGGAGTGCGCTGTGATTAGGGCTACTAAGAGGCGTAGAATAGCATTTTTTTTACTATGCGATATTTTGATATTTGCATTTAGTATATATTTTGCTTTTTTACTTAGATTTAGCGGGGATATACCTGAGATATTTATTCCTGGAATGATATATAGTGGGGCGATTTTACTTGTGATAAAGATCGCTATGCTGTGGGCTTTTCAAATTTATAGAGTGCCGTGGAGATTTTTTGGATTAAATGAGTCTAGAAAGATTACGCTAGCTTGTCTGCTTTGTGCGGGAATATTTTTTGGAATATTTTTGTCTTATGAGGAGATCTTTGCTCCTTTTCCAAGAAGTGTTATTATTATAGATGCGCTTCTTTCGGCTATTATGGTAGGTAGCTTAAGAATTTCAAAACGAGCTTTAATGGACTTTAAAAAGGCTAAAAATGGCAAACCTTGCGTTATTATAGGCTCTACTTCTAAAACTCTACAAATCCTAAAAGGACTCAAAAGTGGATATGCAAACTATTACGCCGTAGGTATAGTAGATGGTAGAAAAGATCTAGTAGGCACATATTGCGATGGCTATCAAGTAGGTCATAAAGATGAGCTAAAAAGCTATATAGAAGATGGCGTAAAAAGCGCTATAATAGCTCTAAAACTTATGCCAAATGAGCTTAAAGAGCTATATGATGAGCTAGATACTTTAGGATTTAAAGATATTAAAATATTTTCTTTAA of Campylobacter vicugnae contains these proteins:
- the gpmI gene encoding 2,3-bisphosphoglycerate-independent phosphoglycerate mutase, coding for MSKKSILVITDGIGYNPSSEFNAFNAAKKPTYEWLEANAAKNLLKTSGLAVGLPDGQMGNSEVGHMTIGSGRILYQNLVKIDKAIESDKLKDNPELKELLNKVNRVHVIGLYSDGGVHSHINHFDAICQICIANKKDVYAHPITDGRDVNPKTGINFIKSLQNKFTVASISGRFYAMDRDKRWDRVETAYKIIAQNENLQTITPVQYMENSYQKEIFDEFIEPASFIDFGGIKKDDGIIFINFRNDRARQICAALASDDFAEFNRQTYCKNLITMTSYDDKFSFPIMFKNDDIKDTLADVIAKNGLRQLHTAETEKYAHVTFFFNGGKEDLVENETRVLIPSPKVKTYDEQPAMSAYEVTDAVIKGIENGIEFIVVNYANGDMVGHTGNYEAAIKAVEAVDECLGKIIAKAKEYGYSYMQISDHGNCEAMQSSDGELLTNHTTFDVFSYLIADGIDTIEYGGLSNVAPTILKLMDLKIPEVMDKPLF
- the mraY gene encoding phospho-N-acetylmuramoyl-pentapeptide-transferase — its product is MFYYIYELFEFNFFSYISVRAGISFFLAFVLTLFFMPKFIAWARVKNANQPIYELAPQSHQQKGKTPTMGGVVFVICAVVATLFSANLSNAFVLIGLFVLSGFCLLGFYDDYSKIVGRQNHAGLHARVKFAFQIGLGVIAAVLLYFFSGLDSLFYFPFYKHAILDISIFAMLFWVLVFTSASNAVNLTDGLDGLASVPSIFGLVSLGIFAYLMGNAVYSSYLLLPKVVNLGEVVILVTAVIGALFGFLWFNCYPAEVFMGDSGSLSVGAFIGYMGIVTKNELLLIIIGFVFVVETLSVILQVGSFKIRKKRVFLMAPLHHHFEMKGWSENKIIVRFWMIALVANLIALIALKLR
- the murD gene encoding UDP-N-acetylmuramoyl-L-alanine--D-glutamate ligase, with translation MVKSLFGYAKTTESIAKSGGWNIYDDKFKIASSDEYGNALLPVDKFDPNISELEIPSPGFPPSHQLIKNAKNLISEYDYFRNYTPKSIWISGTNGKTTTTKMTEHLLKDRGAIMGGNVGIPLGELVGKGAKIWILETSSFTMHYTKFATPDIYALLPISDDHISWHGSAKEYINAKLKPLSMMKEGSVAIIPKEYEKSVKSYAKIISYDDEIDLANKFSIDIGRIDFRVPFLMDAIMALCIESIIFSRCSIDLLNKFIIEPHKLEELKDAKGRLWVNDTKATNIDASLQALARYEGSKIHIILGGDDKGVSIEKVVATAAKQGATIYAIGSNCDDIEKMSDKFGAKVFNAKELYNAVNLIDKEMNIDDVALLSPACASLDQFSSYAHRGDKFKEFIAKII
- a CDS encoding AAA family ATPase; translated protein: MIKYFKVSGYKSIKEPIELDLNPKGKRIKGTKYEYNYFNNRLPKSVFLFGQNAVGKTNVLESIDNLFNIINKGIDLEQQKTFINASTNELKYHLEVICGNDLYTYKLEINQEKILYEYLSKNNEQFYEFKDDTLVSNRYKDFKSLLSVKSKTTILQKLKDNIILEISEFIEYDCMFYKIEHGMRGYKIRDEEIKIFFERKKDAVINILTILDNSITDFYFLDLKDNSYKMILKRGDIDFGIELESSGIKKIIWLVPIIIFTMENGGITLIDELDSSIGTISLIRFLNSTINSEDNKKGQFLISTHNPLLFDTELLSPDQIYIVTKEDYATKINSLDSFELRKDKRKAYLNFLRGDYE
- a CDS encoding RloB domain-containing protein, giving the protein MSKIKPRIKIEVIVEGATEENYLKEFTKHSFDETLRFNFHNVKGGSYHSITKKIRSFKGLSDSTIFIVTDIDRLANDENELSNFEIMLKVLNEFKYSFAFITYPNFEGFLSPHFNPYENNILKRLKLKNKDELKSKKDIYNHIVRNGGNFDNIFKRYKKENLCCYKRENKTIFDKSKIRLEQSSFIYFIEYCNGLKNKK
- the pglE gene encoding UDP-N-acetylbacillosamine transaminase, with translation MARVFLSAPYMGGNEQKYIKEVFDSNYIAPLGEFVDRFENSIKDYTKSPNAVALSSATAGLHLALRVLKIGDGDAVLASSFTFAASVNPIMYERCEPIFIDCDESWNLSPKLLKEAIAKSPKKPKALIITHLYGQAAKMDEIVEICAENNIAIIEDAAEALGGFYKGKALGSIGDIGVYSFNGNKIITTGGGGMLVSHDKNIANKARYYSTQAREPLLHYEHLDYGYNYRLSNVLGAIGVGQMEVLQDRVERKRQIFDIYSNLLGDLGEFMPEIPNSRGNRWLTTLLFKEKNKHLKVIEALNKHDIESRPLWKPMHLQPVFKGAKCVVDGTSEDYFSRGICLPSGADMSDELVEKVANIVRSAL